The following is a genomic window from Plasmodium yoelii strain 17X genome assembly, chromosome: 12.
aCAAATTTAATCATtgatttgttaatatattttttgttttcatttatgcataaatatgaaatatagtATACTTTACATCAATTAGCCTTTTGTTATCactacatataaaaataaattatgtatataagaatatcctgttatatacatataactACTTGTGCATACGTtgtgtaaatatatttatatatgattatttttaaattgagaaatataaatatgcatatatttgtatagaaaaagatatatctatataCAAAATGGTGTATGACTgtacataaattataaataatttttttttataaacttggctttttatatgaacagttaagaaaaaaaaaatatatatgtaagaTTTTAGctatataaataaacattttttttatgtggCAATTTATCAAGTTTGTATCTCAAATGTGGAAAATtgtaaatatagatatatttgaTAAGAGAGTTATTGTAGGTAATTAGAAAATAATCCACAttgaaacaaataaaaatatatatattatcctcataaattttatttcatatatttcatgTAATCACACATTTATcttggaaaaaaatataaatattataaaataaaggtacatatgcatatgcatgcatccaataaatatatgttatgtGTAAAGAAGGAACATACGATTTTgtgtgtatttttattatatatattttttgtgttattttgtgttttatttattttttttaactattttacaataattttaacatgtaataaatatatacacacggaaaaattatatatataatattgtgtAAATGGGAAAATATAACTATATGCTCGTAGATATGTTTACTTAATCAATGAGTAGTTTATAATTGTATAGCATCTGTCATTGTCAAGCAAGATTATTATTCTAAAAATttatactaaaaaaaaatattaaaaaaaaatttaatcgaaaagataaaaatatacatataaattaaatttttatatacataaatttcTTAATATCTTACTGTCTTAATTACATACGTgcctttttttatttttcctttcttttttttttttttattcatatatattctttccataaattttataacattataatatattatcaaaGTTGTTAAGAAAAacacataaaataaagaacGAAAAGaatttatgtaataataCACATTTGTTACTATGCAAAAcctagaaaaaaaaaatgcatacaCAAAAAGTAAAGAAATTAGGATAATTACTCACtctttcttatttttatataaaaggGATAAAATAAGaagatattatataaatttcttACATACAaaagtttattttttttgtttaagcATAATACACATATGTTTACATACACAATATAATGTTCCacttattataatattggaatttacgaaaaaaaaataatataaaactttgATACTTTAAAAAAGCACCTTTGCTTTCGTGTGCATGCGTTAAAATGggatggaaaaaaaaacaaaattataaaatatgaaaatctTATGTATAAGTTGCACATGTGTTACCAATCTTTTGAGACGTTCTTATTTGaaaggaaaatatatttattaacacgTTCAcacatatttatgtatatataatctatctttataagaaaataacaagaaataatttttctgtGAATAAAGCCACTTATTAATAAGATCTTTGTAGTATACAATTAAGGAATATACAATAGATgcataattaaacatataacattcgaattattttattttttttttttcacaatatgtatatattatatggaCACAGATGTGCATAAGATATtgtttgttttaaaaaaaaagatacaatatatttttttaataccttataaaattggaaaatttttaataattcaacctatgtgcatatataagaaaaaaaaggagaATATGCATACACATTgattatgtacatataataCGTGTACATACACacctatatttttattatttccatttattgggataatatcaaaaatatcgTCCCTTTTAACTTTTTGTGGGATTTTCCACAAaaggatgaaaaaaataaaaaaagataaaacgTGCTAATAAAATAAGCCAAACCAAAACATCCAAATTCTTAGAATAAAATAACGTATATTCgctatatgataaaaaaaaaaaaaatgggcataaatttatatgacCAGCAAGGTATTTCAAGCCTCAATATAATTTCCAATTTTAatctatatatacaaaatgaaacattttcaaaaaacaacgaaatttaattaaatgtAAATAGTGTGTgtaatacaattttattgCATAAACATAAACTTCAATTGGTGAATATGCTTGTGAAGTGTTCCTATTCCTTTCGTTAAAATGTCCAAGCTAGCCAactgtacatatatatatatatatggataaaataaaataaaaaatatgaccaTTCATACGCATATTTTTGGATAGGAGAATGTTGGAAATTTTTGTGGCTCatcataattaatattattttaaggAAGCAATTACACGttttcatattttccatAAAATTATTAGAGAGACACAAAAatggaatataattttaaaaaagtagtatttatgtttttaatttgtttaaacAAGTAAATAGTAACAATTATATTCTATTACTACTATAGTTTGGGTAGTTCCCTTTTTAGCCAGAAAATAGTTACTCGTTTATAAGTTATATGCAaagctatatatatatatatatatatatatatatacatatatatattatatatatatttatttatttatttaaataaaatattaattattttaaaatttagtGTTATTCCTTTATTTATAACTATACATGTACATAAGTTGAATAttaggaaaaaaaattatatgattatttattatgcttatgttgaaaaaaatgtgcATTATGCACTATATACAGCTAGctctaataaaatataaatcagAAAAAATtagcatataaatatgcCCCTGGATTCGATCAAAATTTTACATacatcaataaaaataaatgtaaataatagcatgtatatattttttatttctttaacaAAATGTATTCTAAAAATAGgtctataatatatatatatcgaacattttgaatatatgtatatacatatagcCAAATGTATGGTATTTTTGTTTCTCATATACGGTGGAAATTGTTCATTGGAATTGTTATGGAATCATAAAACTTGATAATAACATTACGCATGTAtgtgtttataattttttattttgtcatgtcactttatttctttatagtTAATGGGCAAGCAAAGggatgtatatatatatatgtgcatacATTATACTAATTAATTTTCTGATTTACCAactaattttgtttttttagcACCTCTTAATAAACCAGTTCTTCTGGCAGCTATCAAACCAACTTTTTGTCCAGCAGGAGCACTTCTAGAAACAGTTGATGGATGACCAATATGTTGATGGTTACCACCACCATGAGGATGGTCTACTGGGTTCATAGCCACACCTCTAACTTTAGGCCAGCAATTTCTTTTAACTCTATATTTGTGATGAGCAACACCGGCTTTTAAGATTGGTTTATCAATACGACCTCCAGCACCAACTACACCAACCATAGCTCTTGCTCTTGCAtctattgttttttttgctCCTGATGGTAATCtgatttttgttttttttccatcTTCAGATTGACCTACTACAGTAGCATAACATCCAGATGCTTTAACTAAAGTACCTCTATTTCCTGCCATATGTTCTAAATTACATATTAAAGTACCTTCAGGCATTTTACCAATAGGCAATACATTTCCTACAGATAAAGGTGCTTTAGTTCCACATGAAATATATTGGCCTGTAAACATTCCTTCAACAGCTACCATtaattcttctttttttccatatttttctgtttttttaaataatatttttgctAAGGGTGCTCCTCTTCCTGGGTCATGTATAATATCTTTTACTAACCCCTTTATATAtccttttttttcacaaaaatCTAAGTGACGTAATTTGGCTGCACCTTTTCTATGGTGATTGTGAGACTTGAAAATTGAGCCTCTTCCTTTTCTTTGTCCTgaacaaatttattaaaaaaaaaaaataatatatgttaaaatttatttgtaGAATGCCATTCAACGATTTATATAGTATAAAACATtgtacaaataaaaaatagtgaaaGTAGCGAAAATAGCAAAAATAAActaacaaattattatttttcctttCTTTTCCTTTCTTTTGAATTACCTCTTATAACTCTTCCCATTTTaagaaattttttttttatgtttttaatataattttacaaattcgcaaaaatttaataatgtgACTTAACTCATTTATTTTCCGAAAagagaataaaataaattctcTTCTTTTTCTGCTtaacgttttttttttattaaaattaattttgtattttattttaaattaaaaaattttatttttatttttataattatttttttcctatttttCGCTtcgttattatttattgttaaccacatatatattttttattttaagtaGGATGCCCATAAAAATCGGGATAACAGTTTTAGCAGTGTATTATGCAATTTGGCATTAATTAGCATATCACTATTTAGCATTAATTAGCATTAATTAGCATATAATTAGCATATACAATTTAACATAAATTAGCATATCACTATTTATGCGCGCTTAAAAGGCACTTGATATATATCcctataaataaataattcgtataaaattattttttatgcagGTAATATTAATACGTATATAAAATGCCCGCAACATTTGAAGCCTGTATCCTTTTATTtgctaacatttttttttgtttttaatataaagTGATTTAAGAGGTTACATAATATTGCCTActtaaaatatgataatatataaaataaacttaatgttgtatatatagttaATCTATAAaattggaataaaaataatcaaataaaatgaaagaaaaaaaaaaaaataaaataaagtaaaaaaaaaaaaaaaaaaaaaaattagcaaAATACTAGCAAATTATTCCCaaatttatacataaattatttaatatattttttagtttcCATATGTATTATCCATTTTAAGTTGCGATAATTTAttgttaaaattttattGGAATTTTTGTGAGGAGATAATTTtactaaaaattataatccTTATATTGtatcaaatttataaaataaaaaacgcAATATACATGTAGAATGTGTATAAcatgggaaaaaaaaaggcAAGTCCCTTTGCTACTCTTTAATTAAACCATATTTGCATACTAAAAATGGAGAAGTGAAAAAATGACCAAATGAACGTTGCCAACGGTTTTGCTTTTTCAAATCTTTATTTTATAGCtcaattataatataaaatcatTGCAATTTCTGGGTAACTATGTTGTATTTATTTGTCCATACAATAATATAGTAATCTAAGTTTGCCATAAGGCTTTATAAAAAGAGGAGAGAAAAATAGTTCCATTTTATGACAATTTTTTTCGACATGAATAGAAACTAAGTAACGTAGGtagtatttaaaaaaagggaaatgtttattttttttttattgtgaaaaaatatttttaatagttAAAAAAGTTCGATTATTATGGATAagtttttaattataaaatgggaaaaaataCTAAGTTCATTAACAAAAGACGAAATTgtgtatgtgtatatattcgAACATACTTCGAACATACTTCGAACATACTTCGAACATATTTCGAATATACTTCGAACATATTAGtgtttctatattttttcttttcattttgtatatatagataaaaGGGTAGTTATCCAATCCagattgttttttttttttttgtatttttttgtatttttttttttttttttttttttttttttggttttgCCCCAACTAATGTTCCAGTTCTTTAAATAGtgttattgaaaatttaattatcaGGAACATCAATATCTCCATTATCTATCATTTCTTGAATAGTGGTTGGTTTTTTTCCATCTACAGTACATCCTATTGAATTGCAAGTACCTAAGATTTCTTTTACAGTTCCTCTAAATTCTTTTGCTCTTGATTTTTCTTTCATGGCTCTTGCAATAGAATAAACTTGttctatttttaaattaccattgtgttttatattttttactttttttcgATCTCTAGGAGCTTCATTTAATTCTTTTAAAACCATAGAAGCCGATGTTGGAACAACTTCTATTTTTGCCTGTCTGTTTTGGATAGTTAATTTaacacatatttttaatccTTTCCATGATTGGGTTTCTTTAGCTATATCATCACCAATCTTTTTTGGAGATAAACCTAATGGTCCTAATTTTGGAGATAAAACTGATGAAGCTCCAACTTCTCCTCCGACTTGTCGGATGTAAACtgttatacaaaaaaaaaatgaaaaaaaaaaaaattagtaaaaTAAAGTACAAAATAAAGTGGCGAAACAACGTGGCGAAAGTGTactaaaatgtttatataacGTTTGATTtgattttatttgatttgaTTTTCTATTTcggaataaaatatttaatcatGTATATTTCATTCCGCCCAAGGGGACAGGATTATACTCCCCCCCTCCTCGTACATTCGAACactaatgaatataaaaatgttggCAAGAAGGatgcaaaaatatatttatattcatatttatattcatatttatattcatattcatATTCATATTCATGTTACCATATCTTATTTCATTTGGATCTGGTCTTTTggccatttttatttattatttttattattgtaaaaaaattaaagaaattttttaaaaagttgttatatattttttgtggaaaataacaaaaaaataaaataaaaaaaataataatattgaatttttcttttttctatttttattattatgaaaaattgaaaattgcttaaaaatttttaagtattaatttttttaaaacacaaataaaaaaaaattaaagctTATTATGCATACAAATTTTGAAAggcttaataaaaattttattttttgtataggCAGATAGGTAGGCATATTTGgttttaacaaaataatatagtatatgcataaaatatattattacctatttttttacatgttaacatatttttcatttatatatttaatttcaaGGCTGGTAGAAGATGatactatattattattattattatttttttttttgggggATATGTTTGTATagcatattatttatatagtatataataattaaggTGCAAAAGggaaagaaataaaataaaataaagtaaaataaattaagtaaaataaagtaaaataaagtaaaataaagcaaaatataataacagtTTTATCAAGGCTAACTCTAAAATATGTGATGgaccatatatatatgcaaattatatatatagtaaatttttttttttgaataaaattaaatctttaatttttatcgttttttcatgatttattttttttatataattttagcaaaaaaaaaaaaatacaaaatattacAGAATTTGTACATGGACTAATtatatttgcattttttattaatttgagTAATTTATTAGgagatatattatttttatataaaaatgtaggAAAATTTCAAATTAGTGcaagtatatatatgtatatatatatgtatataatatgtatacatgTTGGTTCTTACTCCAAGTTAACCATTACAACAAATGTATGTGTGATAATTCAACACGAATTTTTTACATTCTCCCCAACCATTAAAGGGGGAacaaagcaaaaaaaaaaaaaaataataaaataaaaaaaaaaagcatagaaatgtaaaatataaaaatgtagagAACGGGATAATTCTCCATTTTCTAGGTTAACTGATTAACTCCTCTTTTGGCACCACCATTAAGAAGCtcataaatattatgttttataaaaatatgtttaaatttccaaggaatatatttatatttaagcTGAATAAAATTTGTGCAATCTATTATAACTTGGTTAATCATATAATTAACAAATTGcatttcatcattttgtaTGAAATGACTCTTATTTACATTtctaaattttaaaattaaattaataaattttataatattttgattGTTGCTTAAATgggaaatattattttttatattaaatattatattctcTAAACTTGtataatcataataattattttttaaggaaatatttaaaatgtgtaactcttcttctatttttatatctatGCTTCTTTTGTTATATTGTTTAAATAGACATTGCATAAAAGATACAAATTTATCcgtattatatttatcactattgttaaatttatttattttcaacaTCCTATTATgtattgtaaaaaaatataataagaaaCTTCTTATCTGTTTAGGAGAGTACatataaattgttttttctATATGATCCATTAATTTGGTATatatttcaattttattatttaatattatataatttttttcaattgataaaaataagacAAATTGTGATATTTCCttatttgttaaatttaaattatttataatatttttatatatttgttgtaAATAAccattttgtatttttatttctcttaaattatatctattaatttttttttttttttttaaatatatatgatatgaatttaaaaaaagtacCAAATCAGATGGTATCATAagatctatattttttaaaatattttcaattaaaagttttaacaaattataagaatAACAATCATTCAAAACAAAAAGCTTAAATAACATTATCATATCatttatacttatatttttccaaaaattatctacattatcacatttattttttaatatattctgttctaatatataatattctatatattttaatactttttttcgtctttttttatttttatcaaatacttttatttttaatatcccATATAATAAACGAAGCATATCCTGAGAACTAAACTCAGGTAGTAAAACCATCGATTTGtccataaatttataaacttgtttaaatatttcatttttatctattttatCAAAACTTTTATCTCTTATTCTATTATATTTACTTGACTCTATTCTAACtctcacatttttttttattttcatcatcttGTTATGATACTTTTTGTTACCCCCTgattttactattttatatttgcatatatcaaatatatgCTCACACACATTTTCAAAATGTTTCAACAAATGTCCAGAACTTATTCTTTTTAAATTCACACTTGGGGTTAATTTTTGAACTAGCATTGATGAAATCGTATTCATTTTTCActagacaaaaaaaatgaacacaCTAATAAATGTGAAAATTACGAAGCAGCCAAATGGCATCTTAAACTTCAATTTGTATCGCTATTTTTATCActattattatcactattattatcacaatttttatcacaatttttttataaacctATCAACTATATCTTCTTCTCCTTTTGTCCTCTTTCTCTATTCATTCACGTATGTATCGACTTATCCATTTTCAACATCGTCAATTTGATTGTTGTAATTGCCAAATTTTATactgatatatatattatcacatTCTATAACCGATTTAACCATATTTAAGCACTAAATTGGATGGGGAGAGATATGATGCAATTTAAAagaaattcaaataaataaagttgGCAAAATTGGCAAAATTGGCATAATTGGCATAATTGGCAAAATTGGTATAATTGGCAAAATTGGCAAAATTGGCAGTTCAAATGATCTTAAATTGCAAACAAATTTAAAGCCtattttttatgcatatatctGTACCCTCCCCTCCAAATGTTATTATCagaaattaatataaatatgcttaaatgaaaaaaatgtaaaataaatcatGCAAAATAAATCGTGCAAAATAAATCATGCAAAATAGATCatgcaaaataatataacacCATACAtatgtttaaaaataatgatctACAATGTACTTTAAAAAATACCAAACTGATGAACACATAAGCAAATATATAGAATCATCTACATGCTAAAtgaaataagaaaaattaataaaaatgggaaaaagaaaaaatacatatatttgtacatataataaagcacaaaaaaaatgggtGACTCAGAAACTTCTTGAATCTATGCAGATACTaccaattattttttttatttaaaaaattttttttttacattttttttaagatgAACATATATCAACATGAAAAAGGAACATACATGGATATGAATTTGTACTTTTCCCgatttaagaaaaatataattttataaaaatacaaactaGCTAAATTAATGGtaattaagaaaaaaataaattttctcAATAATTCGCAGCTTCAGTTTGGAGCAAAATTGTGTTCCTCCTCCCTTTCTCATACCaagacaaaaaataaatatataaatatgtatgtacataaataaatatatatatatatatatatatataataaacttCTTTTCGTTAAACACACAATcctttatcataattatgcTCCCATTTCATTTCCCCTATTTAGTTACACCATCTTCCTTAGGTTTTATGCCTTTCATTATTTGAGGGGGCTTTGCATTTCGTAAAAAATGGAGACTAGCTATTTTCATTTCAGCCAATATACCATATTTTATCCAGCGATggtttttgaaaattttaataattccaTCATTTGTTACAgcaattaataaattatcttCGTTAAAGTCGAAATCTTTAATATTAGCTCCATTTACATTTCTAAGCATCCAGTTTTTATATTCTGTATcataaatatagaaataattTCTTTGGTCTAATACCCACAGTTTGTTATTTCTATCAAATGCTAACGATTTTAATTTAGAAATACCATATGcttttttgataataatcCATTGATATAAATTCCATTTTTGTAAATCCCCTCTTAAATTTATAccccatattttatttttattactaattgctattttaaaaaaaaattcttcTATACATGtgtctatttttttaaatgatttattCATTAATAGATATCCAGGtttataattgttatttatacatattatttgtCCATTCTTATTAGTACATGCtgatataaaattttcataaaatatatttatatttttccatttatatccattccaaaaatataatttcccaaaattatttattccaATCATATtgtcaaataatttaaatccTTGAAGATTATCTTTGGGTGATTTTTTTGCTAATATCATCTTTGTCTTATTTTTGAAACTTACATATTTTCTTAACTTAACATATTTATCGTAATTAAATTTCTTTAcgtttgttttattttgtaccttactttttgtattattaaatttgtcaTCTTTCATTGATTGTGTTTTTGAATCATTTGGACCATCATTAACAACTTTCTTCAATTGGATGTTGTTTTCTTCTAAGTTTTTatgtaatataaaaaacgGATCCGAagtttgcattttttttaaacctattttttttttattcttatcaAATGATTGCGTATTCCCTTTTTCTATCATTTTCAatgattttaatttatcactATTCATATACATTTCAGCAATTTTTAAAACTTGCGATTTCGCTctcattatatttaattttttttccaaattttcCTTTCTTGCTTTATTATATGGCATAAATGAAGAATATGTTACATTTTTATCGAGCCGTATACTAAATGACTTTTTAGGTTTATTTCCACCTTTCTCTTTTTCCAttattgaatatatattttcagtAAACTGTTTTTTTAACTTTGGATCCAAAGATCTTTTCTTGCTATAATCGAATTTATTACTTGTATATAGTCTTTCAAAAACTGattcctctttttttttaatactttcttttttttctatacCTAGTACAGTTGTGTTTTCTTCTTCACTTTCGGTATCTTTGCTTTTAttcttatcattttttttgtctgaCCTATTTTCACTACTATCCATACTATTGTTTGACTGATTTTCCACATACTCATCATCTTCGCTCACTGAATCATcttctaaattattttccatgatttccttattatttttcttcttttttttttcttctaatTCATAAATCGAACTATTTGAATCATCATCAGAGTCTTGACTCCATAATTTTCCAGAAAGTTTTTTCTTCGAAATCCGATCATTCATTCcatcatattcattttttattttatttgaggTTGCTTCATTAAAAGAATTTCCGTtcacaatatttttttggttATTATGCGATTCCTTagctttttctttttttttttctttttttttgtcattatAAGACAAATCATTTAAGCTAGATTTTTCTCCAATTGTGTGTAGCATTTTAAAGTATGAATTTgactttttttgtttttcattatttttttcactgGAATTGTCATCATATTTTAAGGTAGCGACGGTTTTCCCTTTTAAATATTGCATtgtaaaagataaaaaatatatacacgcatatatatatatatatatatatgtctaaataaatatataattagaGGATTATGTAACAATGAACAAGCACTCTTCTAATTTTATTACACACTATAAATTACTGCGATTTATTGATTTAAGAAAATTAATAATctacatattataatatatatatatagtaaaaataacggtataacaaaaaaaataatttcacaaaaaaaaataaaaattaatacttaCATAAACGATTAGCTATTTTCAACGTTGTTTTTACATTGCCAAgcatttttattcttttttaaaataaacaatttagCTAAATAATGgtgatttatttatattttttttataaagtataaaatgtctatttttttatgaacagtcatataaaaaagaaaaaaaaatcttaTATTTACATTAACAGGCAAGGTAAATTGTACTGGTTGTGGAAAACTATAAGTTGTTTACATGCTATAAATATTCTCATATCAATGAATATGGGACGCATACATTAAATTCAAAATAAGTTAACAAGCTGTGaatcaaatgaaatatattatatagttAGTATATGGTAGCATGTATTTAACtagaacaaataaataaaaaaagtgtgTGTAATTAAAATGTATTACACACACAAATAAATGGAATTATTGgcttaatataaaaaaatattatataagctTTACTATATTGAAATAATAggcatattatatatatacactgataaaaaataataccaaCCATTTGTTATGTAGCCGTtgtaaataacaaaaaaacataatatattgtttatttttttaaagctattattataaatatgaaaaaaaaagccTTTAAATACAAACTACTACTTTTGTATTACTATCATTACGATAATAATTTGTCCAGGGCAAAAGATTGAATGCcctcatttttatatttcattatgttatattatttttatcaagaCATACAAATATACGGaccattatatatatgtatgaaaTAAAGTTTTgacatataattaaaattatagctattttaaaaaatttacataaatatttggtaattatttttattt
Proteins encoded in this region:
- a CDS encoding 60S ribosomal protein L2, putative, encoding MGRVIRGQRKGRGSIFKSHNHHRKGAAKLRHLDFCEKKGYIKGLVKDIIHDPGRGAPLAKILFKKTEKYGKKEELMVAVEGMFTGQYISCGTKAPLSVGNVLPIGKMPEGTLICNLEHMAGNRGTLVKASGCYATVVGQSEDGKKTKIRLPSGAKKTIDARARAMVGVVGAGGRIDKPILKAGVAHHKYRVKRNCWPKVRGVAMNPVDHPHGGGNHQHIGHPSTVSRSAPAGQKVGLIAARRTGLLRGAKKTKLVGKSEN
- a CDS encoding 60S ribosomal protein L12; this encodes MAKRPDPNEIRYVYIRQVGGEVGASSVLSPKLGPLGLSPKKIGDDIAKETQSWKGLKICVKLTIQNRQAKIEVVPTSASMVLKELNEAPRDRKKVKNIKHNGNLKIEQVYSIARAMKEKSRAKEFRGTVKEILGTCNSIGCTVDGKKPTTIQEMIDNGDIDVPDN